One window of the Clostridium sp. MB40-C1 genome contains the following:
- a CDS encoding NADH-dependent [FeFe] hydrogenase, group A6 — translation MGKVNLTIDGVKVEIDEGKTVLEAARNIGIDIPTLCFLKDINEISSCRVCLVEIGPKLLPSCTVKAEEGMVVRTNTPKVRSARKTVVQLLLSNHKRECTTCSRNGNCELRKLAEDLNIGDIEYEGDKTKSFVDISSHSLIRDPEKCILCERCISICSNIQTVGAINFSGRGFDTKVAPAYDKPLGESTCINCGQCVVGCPTGALTEKENIDQVWSELADSDKFVVVQTAPAIRVALGEEFGLPIGERVSGKMVAALRRIGFDKVFDTNFAADLTIMEEGTELLKRLETGKNLPLMTSCCPGWVKFVEHNFHDMIPNLSTCKSPHEMEGAIIKTYFSEKYNIDSHKIIVVSIMPCIGKKFENDRDELCSNGLKDVDYVLTTRELAKMIKQSSIDFINLKEEEFDNPFGVGTGAGAIFGATGGVAEAALRTIFEITSGKEIDNIEFNEVRGVEGIKEAKITLPNGKDISTAVINGLSNARKIMNMIKKSKKQYDFIEVMACPGGCVTGGGQPIVSSRIREKADVRDIRAKAIYEEDRNLPIRKSHKNPYVNQLYKDYLGEPNSHKAHEILHTTYVKRSMF, via the coding sequence ATGGGAAAAGTTAATTTAACTATAGATGGAGTAAAAGTAGAAATTGATGAGGGAAAGACTGTTTTAGAAGCGGCAAGAAATATAGGAATCGATATACCTACATTATGTTTTTTAAAAGATATAAATGAAATTTCAAGTTGTAGAGTATGCCTTGTAGAAATTGGTCCTAAGTTGTTACCTTCATGTACTGTTAAGGCAGAAGAAGGTATGGTTGTAAGAACTAATACTCCAAAAGTTAGAAGTGCTAGAAAGACGGTTGTTCAACTATTGTTATCAAATCATAAGAGAGAATGTACTACTTGTTCAAGAAATGGAAATTGTGAACTTAGAAAATTAGCAGAAGATTTAAATATAGGTGATATTGAGTATGAAGGAGATAAAACAAAAAGTTTTGTAGATATATCTTCACATTCTCTTATAAGAGATCCAGAAAAGTGCATTTTGTGCGAAAGATGTATAAGCATATGTAGTAATATACAGACTGTAGGGGCAATTAATTTTTCAGGTAGAGGATTTGATACTAAGGTTGCACCTGCGTATGATAAACCTTTAGGAGAAAGCACTTGTATTAATTGTGGACAATGTGTAGTAGGTTGCCCAACAGGGGCATTAACAGAAAAAGAAAATATAGATCAGGTATGGAGTGAATTAGCTGACTCTGATAAGTTTGTAGTAGTTCAAACAGCACCAGCTATAAGGGTTGCCTTAGGAGAAGAATTTGGACTTCCTATTGGTGAAAGGGTAAGTGGTAAAATGGTAGCTGCCCTAAGAAGAATAGGATTTGATAAAGTTTTTGACACTAATTTTGCAGCCGATTTAACAATTATGGAGGAAGGTACAGAATTATTAAAAAGGCTAGAAACAGGAAAAAATCTACCACTTATGACTTCATGCTGTCCGGGATGGGTTAAATTTGTTGAACACAATTTTCATGATATGATACCTAATCTTTCTACATGTAAGTCTCCACATGAAATGGAAGGAGCTATAATAAAAACTTATTTTTCAGAAAAGTATAATATAGATTCACATAAAATAATAGTTGTATCTATAATGCCATGTATTGGTAAAAAATTTGAAAATGATAGGGATGAGTTATGTAGTAATGGGTTAAAAGACGTAGACTATGTTTTGACTACAAGAGAATTAGCAAAAATGATAAAACAATCATCTATAGATTTTATTAATTTAAAAGAAGAAGAATTTGATAATCCATTTGGAGTTGGTACAGGAGCAGGAGCTATATTTGGTGCAACAGGTGGAGTTGCGGAAGCTGCCCTTAGGACTATATTTGAAATCACATCAGGGAAAGAAATTGATAATATAGAGTTTAATGAAGTAAGAGGAGTTGAAGGAATAAAAGAAGCTAAGATAACTTTGCCAAATGGAAAAGATATTAGTACAGCAGTTATAAATGGACTTTCTAATGCAAGAAAAATAATGAATATGATTAAAAAAAGTAAAAAGCAATATGATTTTATAGAAGTTATGGCATGTCCTGGTGGATGTGTAACTGGAGGAGGACAGCCTATAGTAAGTTCTAGAATTAGAGAAAAAGCAGATGTAAGAGATATAAGAGCAAAAGCTATTTATGAAGAAGATAGAAATCTTCCTATCAGAAAGTCTCATAAAAATCCTTATGTAAATCAACTTTATAAGGACTATTTAGGTGAACCTAATAGTCATAAGGCACATGAAATACTTCATACTACTTATGTAAAGAGAAGTATGTTTTAA
- a CDS encoding helix-turn-helix domain-containing protein, with product MNIGEKIKRLRVEKGLTQIELANRCELSKGFISQVERDLTSPSIATLVDILECLGTNLKDFFNDVEEEKIVFSKDEMFETIDEELKYKLEWVIPNAQKNMMEPILLTLEEGGRYKEDAPHEGEEFGFVLLGSVYIVLGNKRYKAKKGESFYYKSRANHYVANAGKSTAKILWISTPPYF from the coding sequence ATGAATATAGGGGAAAAAATAAAGCGATTGAGAGTGGAAAAAGGTCTAACTCAAATTGAGTTAGCTAATAGATGTGAGTTGTCCAAGGGATTTATATCCCAAGTGGAAAGAGATCTGACCTCTCCTTCAATAGCGACTTTAGTAGATATATTAGAATGTCTTGGGACCAATCTCAAGGACTTTTTTAATGATGTAGAGGAAGAAAAAATAGTTTTTTCAAAAGATGAAATGTTTGAAACCATAGATGAAGAACTTAAATACAAACTTGAATGGGTAATACCAAATGCCCAAAAGAATATGATGGAACCAATTTTATTAACCTTAGAAGAAGGTGGAAGATATAAAGAAGATGCACCTCATGAAGGAGAAGAATTTGGTTTTGTTTTATTGGGCAGTGTGTATATAGTATTGGGCAATAAAAGATATAAAGCTAAAAAAGGAGAAAGTTTTTATTATAAATCAAGAGCTAATCATTATGTTGCCAATGCGGGAAAGAGTACTGCTAAAATATTGTGGATTAGTACACCACCATATTTTTAA
- the potA gene encoding spermidine/putrescine ABC transporter ATP-binding protein gives MEENIIKLESISKEYHGANVLKNINLNIRKNEFLTLLGPSGCGKTTTLRILGGFEEATTGNIYFEGKVINNIPAYKRQINTVFQKYALFPHMNIFDNISFGLKIKKMPKDEIKTRVKRMLSLVDLEGYENRSIDSLSGGQQQRIAIARALVNEPKVLLLDEPLGALDLKLRKEMQIELKEMQQQLGITFIYVTHDQEEALTMSDTIIVMDKGEIQQIGTPEDIYNEPKNAFVAKFIGESNIIDGVMKEDFLVEFCDKDFKCIDKGFEKNENIDVVIRPEDIKIVDADKGMIKGVVESQTFKGVHYEILVKENDRSWIIHNTLSAEVGHEIGMDIYPQDIHIMKKVRG, from the coding sequence TTGGAAGAAAACATAATAAAATTAGAAAGCATAAGTAAAGAATATCATGGAGCTAATGTTTTAAAAAATATTAATCTTAATATCAGAAAAAATGAATTTTTGACATTGCTTGGTCCTAGTGGATGTGGAAAAACAACTACTTTGAGGATACTAGGAGGTTTTGAAGAGGCTACTACAGGTAATATTTACTTTGAAGGTAAAGTTATCAATAATATACCTGCTTATAAAAGGCAAATTAATACTGTTTTTCAAAAATACGCCTTATTCCCTCACATGAATATATTTGATAATATATCATTTGGGTTAAAAATAAAAAAAATGCCTAAAGATGAAATAAAAACTAGGGTAAAAAGAATGCTTAGTTTAGTTGATTTAGAAGGCTATGAAAATAGAAGTATTGATTCTTTGAGTGGAGGGCAACAGCAGAGGATAGCTATAGCTAGAGCTCTAGTTAATGAGCCTAAAGTTTTATTATTGGATGAACCTTTAGGCGCGTTAGACTTAAAACTCAGAAAGGAAATGCAAATAGAACTAAAAGAAATGCAGCAACAATTAGGTATTACATTTATATATGTTACTCATGACCAAGAAGAAGCACTAACTATGTCAGATACTATAATTGTAATGGACAAAGGTGAAATACAACAGATAGGAACTCCAGAAGATATATATAATGAACCTAAAAATGCATTTGTAGCTAAGTTTATAGGAGAAAGTAATATTATTGATGGAGTAATGAAAGAAGATTTCCTTGTAGAGTTTTGTGACAAGGATTTTAAATGCATAGATAAGGGATTCGAAAAAAATGAGAATATAGATGTAGTAATAAGACCAGAGGATATTAAAATTGTAGATGCAGATAAAGGTATGATAAAAGGAGTAGTTGAGTCCCAAACTTTTAAGGGTGTTCACTATGAAATACTAGTCAAAGAAAATGATAGATCATGGATAATTCATAATACTTTAAGCGCTGAGGTAGGACATGAAATAGGAATGGACATATACCCTCAAGATATTCATATTATGAAAAAGGTGCGTGGATAA
- a CDS encoding glycoside hydrolase family 36 protein, producing MNINSIYLSYHVNDVLKEITLNFLESVENDDIKFVPLASEFENGYILEVKVISKKKIILDDFTIEYSINIKNSNMLVNGYQSWTESMEMTKNDELKSLNPIINGIMEPHGDYSFYKYKGQKGVLHSYAFTYFRDIKKQVNDVLFLGSLDEKSGYTIFEGNLKNDKLIIKKDCSGYLIDGEKSILKIYIEKSEENKAWDKYSSLFEENRKKCDTCVGWTSWYNYYTDITQDIILENLENMVRERIPLDVFQIDDGYQNALGDWLLTNEKFPLGMNFLAYKIKSFGYRPGIWIAPFICSKDSEIFEKHKNWILKDNKGKYVVGGWNSKWGGKFYTLDFYNIEVREYLAKVFHTVINIWGYEVLKLDFLYAVAIIPRNGKTRGAIMQDALDFLSDIIGNKWIIGSGVPIGSAFNKVDYCRVGADTSIYWENNKQKFLKYRERVSSISSIHSAIARCKLNNRVFNNNPDAFILRKENNKLNDEQKYTLFVLNNVLGNCLFFSDNVKDYDKNTMELLKSIFPKVKIKINYIKNKKEVYEFYVSANDREYIILSNLSNSQAKVKIPEGEYFNKTEFVIKGNSTMKLKPYETKCYYKIKQKKDFYLIGTTGHLFSGSEIELLELTEEGINIKIKDKFINKSDVYIKVLKDNVNIFVDGKKCTKVNKKGYTIIRI from the coding sequence ATGAATATAAATAGCATATATTTATCCTATCATGTAAATGATGTGCTAAAAGAGATAACTCTTAATTTTCTAGAATCTGTTGAAAATGATGATATTAAATTTGTTCCACTAGCTTCTGAATTTGAAAATGGATACATACTTGAAGTGAAAGTTATAAGTAAAAAGAAAATAATATTAGATGACTTTACAATAGAATACTCCATAAATATAAAAAATAGTAATATGCTTGTAAATGGATATCAAAGTTGGACGGAAAGTATGGAAATGACAAAGAATGACGAGTTGAAAAGCTTAAATCCTATAATTAATGGTATAATGGAGCCCCATGGAGACTACTCTTTTTATAAGTATAAAGGACAAAAAGGTGTATTACATTCTTATGCATTTACATATTTTAGAGATATTAAAAAGCAAGTAAATGATGTGTTGTTTTTAGGTTCTTTAGATGAAAAATCAGGGTATACAATTTTTGAAGGAAACTTAAAAAATGATAAATTAATAATAAAGAAAGATTGTTCTGGATATTTAATTGATGGTGAAAAAAGTATATTGAAAATTTATATAGAAAAATCAGAAGAAAATAAAGCTTGGGATAAATATTCTTCTTTATTTGAGGAAAACAGAAAAAAATGTGATACGTGCGTTGGTTGGACAAGTTGGTACAATTACTATACGGATATTACACAAGACATAATTTTAGAAAATTTAGAGAATATGGTTAGAGAAAGAATTCCTTTAGATGTGTTTCAAATAGATGATGGATATCAAAATGCATTGGGAGATTGGTTATTAACAAATGAAAAATTTCCATTGGGCATGAATTTCTTAGCTTATAAAATTAAATCTTTTGGGTACAGACCAGGGATTTGGATTGCGCCTTTTATATGCAGTAAAGATTCTGAAATTTTTGAAAAACATAAAAATTGGATACTGAAGGACAATAAAGGTAAGTACGTTGTTGGAGGATGGAATTCTAAGTGGGGTGGAAAATTTTACACACTAGATTTCTATAATATAGAGGTTAGAGAATACTTAGCAAAAGTTTTTCATACTGTAATAAATATTTGGGGTTATGAGGTATTAAAGCTTGATTTTTTATATGCTGTAGCGATTATACCTAGAAATGGAAAAACTAGAGGAGCTATTATGCAGGATGCTTTGGATTTTTTAAGTGATATTATAGGGAATAAATGGATAATTGGATCGGGAGTTCCAATAGGAAGTGCGTTTAATAAAGTGGATTATTGTAGAGTAGGTGCAGATACATCTATTTATTGGGAAAACAATAAGCAAAAATTTTTAAAATATAGAGAGCGAGTTTCATCTATATCGTCTATTCATAGTGCTATAGCTAGATGTAAGCTAAATAATAGAGTGTTTAATAATAATCCTGATGCTTTTATTTTGAGAAAGGAAAATAATAAATTAAATGATGAGCAAAAGTATACATTGTTTGTATTAAATAATGTATTAGGTAATTGTTTGTTTTTTTCAGACAATGTAAAAGATTATGATAAAAATACTATGGAACTTTTAAAATCAATTTTCCCAAAGGTGAAGATTAAGATAAATTATATAAAAAATAAAAAAGAAGTTTATGAATTTTATGTTTCTGCAAATGATAGGGAATATATTATATTATCCAATCTATCTAATTCTCAAGCTAAAGTTAAGATTCCAGAGGGTGAGTATTTTAACAAAACAGAATTTGTTATTAAAGGAAATTCAACCATGAAATTAAAGCCCTATGAAACAAAGTGCTATTATAAAATTAAACAAAAAAAAGATTTTTATTTGATAGGTACAACAGGGCACTTATTTTCAGGTAGCGAGATTGAGCTATTAGAGTTAACAGAAGAAGGAATAAACATAAAAATAAAAGATAAGTTTATAAATAAGAGTGATGTATATATTAAAGTTTTGAAAGATAATGTAAATATATTTGTAGATGGGAAAAAATGTACCAAAGTAAATAAAAAAGGATATACTATTATAAGAATATAA
- a CDS encoding FAD-binding oxidoreductase: MEDTLIKKLKKEHQDYLRDESRKIGKADSISFPKTEEEIISILGELKENKIPITIQGARTGIAGGAIPQGGHILNLMKMNKITGMRYDKKNDTFYLKLQPGVLLTEIRKALKDKEFETRNWTKDSIEALKLLKNSSSYFFSPDPTESTASIGGMAACNASGACSFKYGPTRNYIETLRIALVDGNTVTLKRGEKTASFKSFSLKTDHGEMFEGNIPNYTMPRVKNASGYYTAENMDLLDLFISSEGTLGIITELEIKLLKSPSSIWGLTAFFSSEDKALKFVEKIRKESSPAAIEFFNDTALNLLRKEKENNKAFNKLLDMPPQFNTAIYIEYHGDNEAEVRNMIFNVGNVIKRCGGSEEDTWVATNPGAREQLHFFRHALPEAVNLLIDEKRKTNPSITKLGTDMAVPNSKLEEVMQLYNTSLKKEKLEYVMFGHIGNNHIHVNILPNNLDEYNRGKKLYSTWAEKVINMGGTISAEHGVGKLKINLLQQMFGKKGIEEMKTLKKLFDPEHRLNMGNLFEW, encoded by the coding sequence ATGGAAGATACTCTTATAAAAAAACTAAAAAAAGAACATCAAGATTATCTAAGAGATGAGTCCCGCAAAATTGGTAAAGCTGACTCTATCTCTTTTCCTAAAACTGAGGAAGAAATTATAAGTATTCTAGGAGAATTAAAAGAAAATAAAATACCAATAACTATTCAAGGTGCTCGAACAGGTATTGCCGGTGGCGCAATACCTCAGGGAGGACATATATTAAACTTAATGAAAATGAACAAAATAACTGGTATGCGTTACGATAAAAAAAATGATACTTTCTATCTTAAGCTTCAACCTGGTGTCCTACTTACAGAAATACGAAAAGCATTAAAAGATAAAGAATTTGAAACAAGAAATTGGACTAAAGACTCTATTGAAGCTTTAAAACTTTTGAAAAATAGTAGTTCTTATTTCTTCTCACCTGATCCAACAGAATCTACAGCTTCAATAGGTGGTATGGCTGCTTGCAACGCTTCAGGAGCTTGCTCATTTAAGTATGGTCCTACAAGAAACTACATAGAGACTTTACGTATAGCTTTAGTAGATGGTAATACTGTTACACTTAAAAGAGGTGAAAAAACTGCTTCATTTAAAAGCTTCTCATTAAAAACAGATCACGGCGAAATGTTCGAAGGAAATATACCTAATTACACTATGCCAAGGGTAAAAAATGCCTCTGGATATTATACAGCAGAAAACATGGATTTATTAGACTTATTCATCAGCAGTGAAGGCACTCTTGGAATAATAACAGAACTTGAAATAAAACTATTGAAATCTCCTTCATCTATTTGGGGATTAACAGCTTTTTTCTCTAGCGAAGATAAAGCTTTAAAATTTGTTGAAAAAATACGAAAGGAATCTTCTCCTGCTGCAATCGAGTTTTTCAATGATACAGCATTAAATTTATTAAGAAAAGAAAAAGAAAACAATAAAGCTTTTAATAAACTCTTAGATATGCCTCCACAATTTAATACAGCAATTTATATTGAATATCACGGAGATAATGAAGCTGAAGTTAGAAATATGATTTTCAATGTTGGAAATGTAATAAAGCGATGTGGAGGATCTGAAGAAGATACCTGGGTAGCTACTAATCCTGGTGCTAGAGAACAGTTACACTTCTTTAGACACGCCCTTCCAGAAGCTGTCAATTTACTTATAGATGAAAAACGCAAAACAAATCCTAGTATTACTAAACTTGGTACAGATATGGCTGTTCCTAATTCTAAACTTGAGGAAGTTATGCAATTGTATAATACAAGTCTAAAAAAAGAAAAGCTTGAGTATGTTATGTTCGGTCATATAGGAAACAATCATATTCATGTAAACATACTTCCAAATAATTTAGATGAATATAATAGAGGAAAAAAACTTTATAGTACTTGGGCTGAAAAAGTAATAAATATGGGTGGAACTATCTCTGCTGAACACGGAGTAGGAAAACTTAAAATAAATCTTTTACAACAAATGTTTGGGAAAAAAGGTATTGAGGAAATGAAAACTTTAAAGAAATTATTTGATCCAGAACACAGATTAAATATGGGAAACCTTTTTGAATGGTAG
- a CDS encoding electron transfer flavoprotein subunit alpha yields the protein MNTINVLKDKCVGCKLCVNACPFGAIKIKDNKAVILENCTLCGTCVSTCKLNAIEFIKETIDRLDTSEYNGIFVFAEQLNNKIEPVVFELLGEATKLAKQLNTNVSAILLGNNLKENTKELIAYGADYVYCIENLSLISYNDETYSSLVFEIISQHKPDIVLFGATPNGRSLAPRLASKLNTGLTADCTILEIDPDKKILMQTRPAFGGNLMATIICPNHRPQMATVRPKVMKAIAPDYSREGKVITPKVTMPTHTQTKVVNFCEFEKEDFNLEEAEIIVAAGRGIGEAKNMKLIEDLAQVLRAKIGASRALVDEGLIDYKHQIGQTGKTVAPKFYFACGISGAIQHTAGITSSDIIIAINKDPDAPIFKVANFGIVGDIETVIPALIKKFKEKIR from the coding sequence ATGAATACTATAAATGTACTAAAAGATAAATGTGTAGGGTGTAAACTTTGCGTAAATGCATGCCCTTTTGGTGCTATAAAAATTAAAGATAATAAAGCTGTAATTCTTGAAAATTGTACTTTATGTGGCACTTGTGTAAGTACCTGTAAATTAAATGCTATAGAATTTATAAAAGAAACTATTGATAGATTAGATACTTCTGAATATAATGGTATTTTTGTTTTTGCAGAACAGTTAAATAATAAAATAGAGCCTGTAGTATTCGAACTACTTGGGGAAGCTACTAAACTTGCAAAACAATTAAATACAAACGTTTCAGCAATATTGCTTGGCAATAACCTTAAAGAAAATACAAAAGAACTTATAGCCTATGGTGCTGACTATGTCTATTGTATAGAAAACTTATCTCTAATCTCCTATAATGATGAAACTTATAGTAGCTTAGTCTTCGAAATCATAAGTCAACACAAACCGGATATAGTGCTATTTGGAGCTACTCCTAATGGTCGTTCACTTGCTCCTAGATTAGCTTCAAAACTTAACACAGGCCTTACTGCCGACTGCACTATACTTGAAATAGACCCTGATAAAAAAATTCTTATGCAGACAAGACCAGCTTTTGGCGGAAATCTAATGGCTACAATTATATGTCCAAATCATCGTCCACAAATGGCAACAGTACGTCCAAAAGTTATGAAAGCTATTGCTCCAGATTACTCAAGAGAAGGTAAAGTAATCACTCCAAAAGTAACTATGCCAACTCACACTCAAACTAAAGTAGTGAACTTTTGTGAATTCGAGAAAGAAGACTTTAATTTAGAAGAGGCGGAAATAATAGTAGCTGCTGGAAGAGGCATTGGAGAAGCTAAAAATATGAAACTTATAGAAGATCTAGCTCAAGTACTTAGAGCTAAAATAGGAGCTTCTCGTGCGTTAGTTGACGAAGGCTTAATTGATTATAAACACCAAATCGGACAAACTGGTAAAACTGTTGCACCTAAGTTCTATTTTGCCTGTGGTATTTCGGGAGCTATTCAACATACAGCAGGGATAACATCTTCTGATATAATAATTGCAATTAACAAAGACCCTGATGCTCCTATATTTAAAGTTGCTAACTTTGGTATCGTTGGAGATATAGAGACTGTTATCCCTGCCTTAATAAAAAAATTCAAAGAAAAGATAAGATAA
- a CDS encoding DMT family transporter, with the protein MKKINGVIYAMLSSVAFGMSPIWTKDACNRGTNSITMLLSRVSITAIILFIYFLVKKVDFKINKRQFISLAFVSIIGYASTTICLFLSYNHISVGLATTMHFVYPAVVTILMCLIYKEKIHFVKVLSILLSMAGIYCLIYTKNMNVSFKGAFLAIISGVFYSIYIVGIDKGGIKELDVLVSTFYVTLITSICVFIFGQCSVGIKIVYDYRVFIDAMGGAVLSTLLALVAFVKGIKVIGSSNASILSTFEPIVSVIMGIMVLNEKVNLSIVIGTILIIISVIVLTVSEKIKQKNYDLNNNSF; encoded by the coding sequence ATGAAAAAAATCAACGGAGTTATTTATGCAATGTTATCTTCAGTTGCCTTTGGAATGAGTCCAATTTGGACTAAAGATGCTTGCAATAGAGGTACGAACTCTATAACAATGCTTTTATCTAGAGTCTCAATTACAGCAATTATATTGTTCATATATTTTTTGGTTAAGAAAGTAGATTTTAAAATAAATAAAAGGCAATTTATTAGTTTAGCATTTGTAAGTATTATAGGATATGCAAGTACAACAATTTGTTTGTTTTTATCTTATAATCATATATCAGTAGGGTTAGCTACGACTATGCATTTTGTTTATCCTGCTGTTGTTACAATTTTAATGTGCTTAATTTATAAGGAAAAAATACATTTTGTAAAAGTATTATCCATACTTCTTTCAATGGCTGGAATTTATTGTTTAATATATACTAAGAATATGAATGTTAGCTTTAAAGGAGCGTTTCTTGCAATTATTTCGGGTGTTTTTTATTCAATATATATTGTTGGAATTGATAAGGGCGGAATTAAAGAACTAGATGTTTTAGTTAGTACGTTTTATGTAACTTTAATTACATCTATATGTGTTTTTATATTTGGACAATGTTCTGTTGGAATAAAGATAGTATATGATTATCGTGTGTTTATAGATGCTATGGGTGGAGCAGTTCTTTCAACACTATTGGCACTAGTTGCCTTTGTAAAGGGAATTAAAGTTATTGGTTCATCAAATGCATCGATACTAAGTACTTTTGAACCTATTGTTAGTGTAATAATGGGAATAATGGTTTTGAATGAAAAAGTTAATTTATCTATAGTTATAGGAACTATATTAATAATTATTTCTGTAATAGTTCTTACAGTCTCAGAAAAAATTAAACAAAAAAATTATGATCTGAACAATAATTCATTTTAG
- a CDS encoding electron transfer flavoprotein subunit beta/FixA family protein: MNIIVCIKQVPGTNKVKMNKETNTIIREGIESIINPFDTFAIEEALKLKDRFGGKVSSLSMGIPKTAEILKETLALGVDNGFLLSDRAFAGADSLATAYTLSMGIKKIQDYDLIICGKQATDGDTAQVGPSLAEKLGIPHISYVTKIKKIEKNLIYCERLTSNGYETIESSLPALITVVEDINCPRLPSINNLKKSLESSVTIWSSDDINSDAKLTGLNGSPTQVVKTFVPEYNIENTMLTGTPEEQSESLVEHLISLGFSLDI, from the coding sequence ATGAATATTATAGTTTGTATAAAACAAGTTCCTGGAACTAATAAAGTAAAGATGAATAAAGAAACAAATACAATTATTAGAGAAGGTATAGAATCCATTATAAATCCTTTTGATACTTTTGCTATTGAAGAAGCTCTTAAACTAAAAGATAGATTTGGGGGAAAAGTATCATCTTTAAGTATGGGAATACCTAAAACAGCTGAAATATTAAAAGAAACACTAGCTTTAGGTGTAGATAACGGATTTCTGTTGAGTGATCGAGCTTTTGCTGGAGCTGATTCTCTTGCAACAGCTTATACTCTTTCTATGGGCATAAAAAAAATACAAGATTACGATTTAATAATTTGTGGTAAACAAGCTACTGATGGTGATACTGCTCAAGTAGGTCCAAGCCTTGCAGAAAAATTAGGAATCCCACATATATCCTATGTGACTAAAATAAAGAAAATTGAAAAAAATCTTATTTATTGCGAAAGATTAACTTCTAATGGTTATGAAACTATCGAGTCTTCTCTACCTGCGCTTATTACTGTAGTAGAAGATATAAATTGTCCTCGCTTACCATCTATAAATAACTTGAAAAAATCTCTAGAAAGTTCAGTTACTATATGGTCATCTGATGATATTAATTCTGATGCAAAATTAACTGGTTTAAACGGATCTCCAACTCAAGTTGTTAAAACCTTTGTTCCTGAATATAACATAGAGAATACTATGTTAACAGGTACGCCAGAAGAACAGTCTGAAAGTTTAGTAGAACATCTCATTTCTTTGGGATTTTCATTAGATATATAA
- a CDS encoding glycerophosphodiester phosphodiesterase: MIINYAHRGASGYFPENTMLAFEKALNLNATGIETDVQMTSDGVLIVLHDELVNRTTNGHGLVKDYTYTQLRKLDAGSWFRKDYNYLKIPSLEELIEFLKDKDIKLNIELKNNIVLYNKIESKVIDMIYKYDMQNKVILSSFNHYCLKKCKEISKEIPIGALYKAGLYEPEKYAKHLDADALHPYFYAINNSSIIKSIKESGIKINTFTVNEENHMKFFINNHVNGIITNYPDKLSKLLS; encoded by the coding sequence ATGATAATAAACTATGCACATAGAGGCGCTAGTGGATACTTCCCTGAAAACACTATGCTTGCTTTTGAAAAAGCCTTAAATCTAAATGCTACAGGTATTGAGACAGATGTACAAATGACTAGTGATGGCGTTTTAATTGTTCTTCATGATGAATTAGTTAATAGAACAACTAATGGACATGGGCTTGTTAAAGACTATACCTACACCCAGCTTAGAAAATTAGATGCTGGTTCATGGTTTAGAAAAGACTATAATTATTTAAAAATCCCGTCTTTAGAAGAATTGATAGAGTTTTTAAAAGACAAAGATATAAAACTAAACATTGAACTTAAAAATAATATAGTTTTATATAATAAAATTGAATCAAAAGTAATAGATATGATCTATAAATATGATATGCAAAATAAAGTTATACTCTCCAGCTTTAATCACTATTGTTTGAAAAAATGTAAAGAAATTTCAAAGGAGATCCCAATAGGTGCATTATATAAGGCAGGTTTATATGAGCCTGAAAAATATGCTAAACACTTAGATGCTGATGCCCTTCATCCTTATTTCTATGCCATTAATAACTCCTCAATAATAAAAAGCATAAAGGAATCTGGTATTAAAATAAATACTTTTACTGTAAATGAAGAAAATCATATGAAATTTTTTATAAATAACCATGTAAATGGTATAATAACAAATTATCCTGACAAACTAAGTAAATTACTATCCTAA